A section of the Elizabethkingia anophelis R26 genome encodes:
- a CDS encoding MBL fold metallo-hydrolase, translating to MKVEQIYTGCLAQGAYYIVSQGEAVIIDPLREVQPYLDKLQQDNAKLKYILETHFHADFVSGHVDLSDKTGASIVYGPTAKPEFEAIIAKDEEVFEIGDIKIKVLHTPGHTMESSCYLLIDEKGKETALFSGDTLFLGDVGRPDLAQKGKDLTQEDLAGMLYDSLMNKIIPLPDEITVYPAHGAGSACGKNMQKETVDTLGNQKKTNYALNQPDKASFIKEVTDGLTPPPGYFAMNVAMNKKGYESFDQVLEHGLKPLSAEAFEAMADETGALILDTRPAAEFHKGFIPQSVNIGVKGDFAPWVGAMIVDVKQPLLLVTDEGSEEEVITRLSRVGFDNVVGYLKGGLSAWQSAGKETDSVERITPEEFAQRYTKDARIIDVRKEGEYAAEHIAEAYSRPLAYINTWIKDIDPKEHFFLHCAGGYRSMIAASILQARGYRNFTEVEGGFGKIKLTEVPTTDFVCQSKL from the coding sequence ATGAAAGTAGAACAAATATATACAGGATGTCTGGCGCAGGGAGCTTACTATATTGTATCTCAGGGAGAAGCCGTAATTATAGATCCTTTAAGAGAGGTGCAGCCATATCTGGATAAATTGCAACAGGACAATGCAAAATTGAAATACATTCTTGAAACCCACTTTCATGCAGATTTTGTATCCGGGCATGTTGACCTAAGTGACAAAACAGGAGCATCCATAGTTTACGGACCAACAGCAAAACCCGAATTTGAAGCAATAATTGCTAAAGACGAGGAAGTTTTTGAGATAGGTGATATCAAAATAAAAGTATTGCATACGCCCGGGCATACAATGGAAAGCTCTTGTTATCTGCTTATTGACGAAAAAGGAAAAGAAACAGCCCTGTTTTCGGGAGATACATTGTTCTTAGGAGATGTTGGAAGACCAGATCTTGCACAAAAAGGTAAAGACCTGACCCAGGAAGATCTTGCAGGTATGCTTTATGATAGCCTGATGAATAAGATTATCCCTTTACCCGATGAAATAACAGTTTACCCTGCTCACGGAGCAGGCAGTGCCTGTGGTAAGAACATGCAGAAAGAAACAGTAGACACTTTAGGAAATCAGAAGAAAACCAACTACGCATTAAATCAGCCCGATAAAGCAAGCTTTATTAAAGAAGTTACGGACGGATTAACACCGCCACCAGGATATTTTGCCATGAATGTTGCAATGAACAAAAAAGGCTATGAAAGTTTTGATCAGGTATTAGAACATGGATTGAAACCATTATCCGCAGAAGCTTTTGAAGCCATGGCCGATGAAACCGGAGCCTTAATTCTGGACACAAGACCAGCAGCAGAATTCCATAAAGGTTTTATTCCGCAGTCTGTCAACATAGGAGTAAAAGGCGATTTTGCCCCATGGGTAGGCGCAATGATAGTAGATGTAAAGCAACCACTATTATTGGTAACAGATGAAGGAAGTGAAGAAGAAGTTATTACCCGCCTTAGCCGTGTAGGCTTTGATAATGTAGTGGGATATCTTAAAGGAGGTCTTTCTGCATGGCAATCGGCCGGAAAAGAAACTGACTCTGTTGAGAGAATTACCCCTGAAGAATTTGCACAGCGGTATACAAAAGATGCTAGAATAATAGATGTAAGAAAAGAAGGAGAATATGCTGCAGAGCATATAGCAGAAGCTTACAGTCGCCCATTAGCCTATATCAATACCTGGATAAAAGATATTGATCCGAAAGAACATTTCTTTCTGCACTGTGCCGGAGGCTACAGAAGTATGATTGCCGCAAGTATTCTTCAGGCAAGAGGATATCGTAATTTTACAGAAGTGGAAGGAGGCTTTGGCAAGATTAAATTAACAGAAGTACCAACAACTGATTTTGTATGCCAAAGCAAATTATAG
- a CDS encoding rhodanese-like domain-containing protein, with protein sequence MPKQIIVAILIILLSCGMISCSVTPKTETQKISKFVNDNRTFLVDVRTPEEYNAEKIEGAVNIPLDQIENRLHEFQGKKNIVVYCRSGVRAGKAKDLLQKSNIPDVYSGTSYQNVLELKKNKTKN encoded by the coding sequence ATGCCAAAGCAAATTATAGTAGCTATACTGATTATTCTGTTATCTTGTGGTATGATTTCTTGTTCGGTAACCCCAAAAACAGAGACTCAGAAAATAAGCAAATTTGTAAATGATAACAGAACATTTCTGGTAGACGTCCGCACTCCGGAGGAGTATAATGCTGAAAAAATAGAAGGAGCTGTTAATATTCCGCTGGACCAAATTGAAAATAGATTGCACGAGTTTCAGGGAAAGAAAAACATAGTAGTTTATTGCCGTTCAGGGGTAAGAGCCGGAAAAGCAAAAGATTTGTTACAGAAAAGTAATATTCCGGATGTTTATAGTGGAACTTCTTATCAGAATGTTTTAGAGTTAAAAAAGAATAAAACTAAGAACTGA
- the trxA gene encoding thioredoxin has translation MSAKFNELIQSERPVLIDFFATWCQPCKVMSSVLNTVKRNVEEEARIVKIDIDQYQAIAAEYGVRSVPTLLIFKKGELLFRQSGVMDVNSLTAELKKHI, from the coding sequence ATGTCAGCAAAATTTAATGAACTTATTCAGTCAGAGAGACCTGTTTTAATAGACTTTTTTGCAACATGGTGTCAGCCATGTAAAGTAATGTCTTCAGTTTTGAATACCGTTAAGCGGAATGTTGAAGAGGAAGCCAGGATTGTGAAAATAGATATAGATCAGTATCAGGCTATAGCTGCAGAATATGGTGTTAGAAGTGTTCCCACACTACTTATTTTTAAAAAAGGAGAGCTCTTGTTCCGACAGAGTGGTGTAATGGATGTTAACAGTCTGACGGCTGAATTGAAAAAGCATATATAA
- a CDS encoding TonB-dependent receptor domain-containing protein, translating to MILSNKNIAVLAFLSFGVSNLYAQKSDSILQQNIEVVRILKNNTSKKVSASHSDFLNHDAGNFLTNLPEIGGRRIAGSYATDPVLRGFKYEQLNIVNDGSLTSIQACPSRMDPPASQVNLNIVKEAEIYKGPYQFRFGNSFGGTINFVSIDPKFTEKPVFSGRLSTGYETNGYGTRNELITRLSTRKFNIDLFGSYQKADDYKDGNGNKVPSAFERYSMGSRVSYQWNESNITTAQITTNQARDVKFATGMMDLLKDNTWLYSLKHDMTFQDSVFKKLSLSSYLSEVDHTMGTPDMSMISRIKSRSGGGRAELKLQWNNNLLYTGTDFRHDGEKDVPQQKMEMPNHGSGHSMAMGHNNAWQNGQINRLGWFNEYQRHWGSNKITASYRLDYSHATANDPSHYFMMKYGDNLPANQTTHSFSFSYNRVLNQHQQITVLIGRGERSAGITERYINFFPLGNDNYQYVGNPFLKSEKNYQIDIVYSYKSDNLSFQADAFYSRLKDFISSQIAPDIKPTSMMSKGVRQMTNIDNAYKAGIEGSVQWNITNYLRTEAGAAYTYAQNMSQDVPLSEIAPLESRLRLEGNFNNITLGAEMRYTGQQNRTNPLFGEFATKDFTLFNLDARIEVFKNFNVALQLRNIFNRAYTEYLNKTMYSSGYTQRFMSPGRNFSLTCSYIF from the coding sequence ATGATATTATCTAATAAAAATATCGCTGTCTTAGCATTTTTAAGCTTTGGCGTAAGCAATTTATACGCTCAGAAATCTGATTCAATACTTCAGCAAAATATTGAAGTAGTCCGTATTCTCAAAAACAACACCAGTAAAAAAGTCTCCGCAAGCCACTCTGACTTCCTGAATCATGACGCCGGAAACTTTCTCACTAATCTTCCGGAAATCGGCGGACGGAGAATTGCCGGAAGCTATGCAACAGATCCTGTTTTAAGAGGATTTAAATATGAACAGCTCAATATTGTCAATGACGGATCTCTTACAAGTATACAGGCTTGCCCAAGCAGGATGGATCCTCCGGCAAGTCAGGTCAACCTAAATATTGTCAAAGAAGCTGAGATCTACAAAGGTCCATATCAGTTCAGGTTTGGAAATTCTTTTGGAGGTACCATTAATTTTGTAAGTATTGACCCTAAGTTTACTGAAAAGCCTGTTTTTAGTGGTAGACTTTCTACAGGATATGAAACCAATGGATATGGAACGCGCAATGAGCTTATTACCCGTCTTTCTACCCGAAAATTCAATATAGATCTATTTGGCTCTTACCAAAAAGCCGATGATTATAAGGATGGCAATGGTAATAAAGTCCCATCTGCATTCGAAAGATACAGTATGGGTTCGAGGGTTTCTTATCAATGGAATGAAAGCAATATTACTACAGCACAGATAACAACTAACCAGGCCAGAGATGTGAAATTTGCAACCGGAATGATGGATCTTCTGAAAGATAATACATGGTTATACTCTCTAAAACATGATATGACTTTTCAGGATTCTGTTTTCAAAAAATTAAGTCTGAGCAGTTATTTATCGGAAGTAGACCATACCATGGGAACACCGGACATGAGTATGATTTCCAGAATTAAAAGCAGATCCGGAGGTGGACGTGCCGAACTTAAATTACAGTGGAATAACAATCTGCTTTATACAGGTACCGATTTCCGTCATGACGGAGAAAAAGATGTACCACAGCAAAAAATGGAAATGCCGAATCATGGAAGTGGGCATTCTATGGCGATGGGACATAATAATGCATGGCAAAACGGCCAAATTAACCGCTTGGGATGGTTCAATGAATATCAGAGACACTGGGGAAGCAATAAAATCACAGCTTCTTACAGGCTAGACTATTCTCATGCTACAGCTAATGATCCTTCTCATTATTTCATGATGAAATACGGAGATAATTTGCCGGCTAATCAAACAACTCATAGCTTCAGCTTTTCTTATAACAGAGTGTTGAATCAGCATCAACAGATAACTGTGCTTATAGGACGCGGAGAAAGAAGTGCGGGTATTACCGAGCGATATATCAACTTCTTCCCTCTCGGAAATGACAACTATCAGTATGTAGGAAATCCTTTCCTTAAATCCGAAAAGAATTATCAGATCGACATTGTATACTCTTATAAAAGTGATAACCTGAGCTTTCAGGCAGATGCATTTTACTCCAGACTGAAAGATTTTATATCGTCACAAATCGCTCCGGATATTAAACCCACTTCTATGATGTCCAAAGGTGTACGGCAGATGACCAATATTGACAATGCTTACAAAGCTGGTATTGAAGGATCTGTACAATGGAATATCACAAACTATTTGAGGACTGAAGCCGGTGCAGCTTATACTTATGCTCAGAATATGAGTCAGGATGTTCCGCTGTCGGAAATTGCACCTTTAGAAAGCAGACTGCGCCTGGAAGGAAATTTCAACAACATTACTTTGGGTGCAGAAATGCGTTATACCGGGCAACAAAATAGAACAAATCCTTTATTTGGAGAATTTGCAACCAAAGATTTTACATTGTTCAATCTTGACGCGAGAATTGAAGTTTTCAAAAACTTCAATGTTGCCTTACAACTCAGAAACATATTCAACAGAGCTTATACAGAATACCTCAACAAAACTATGTATAGTTCGGGGTATACACAGCGATTTATGTCACCGGGAAGAAACTTCTCTCTTACCTGTTCTTATATATTCTAA
- a CDS encoding helicase HerA-like domain-containing protein — protein sequence MADKGKFIQELTARYQCNGEHIVLGKGIFNGEVVPEVDVCIPLSTVNRHGLIAGATGTGKTKTLQVFVEQLSRNGIPSMVMDIKGDLSGLGAAGENNAKIQERYAKTQLPYSPQAFPVEFMSISDEKGVRLRATVTEFGPVLLSKILGLNDTQSSIMSIIFKYCDDKALPLLDLDDLKKVLQYVTDDPQGKSELSSNYGSIASASLGAILRSIVALEQQGAREFFGELSFEVEDLLQTRNGLGVINILRVTDLQSRPQLFSTFMLSLLAEIYDKFPEVGDKGRPKFALFIDEAHLLFKEAPKALLSQIETIVKLIRSKGVGIYFITQVPGDVPDGVLSQLGLKIQHALRGFTAKDKKEIDKAVENYPTTEFYKASELIQNLGIGEAFVTALDEKGIPTPLVDTFLISPESRMDILTPQEIDNLVASSSLVQRYKDAINRESAYEILSDRMNQVIQNQQQAPSSNGRQPKPEPGMFDQVLKSPLAKSVGNTIVREGMNMLFGMLGLKKRR from the coding sequence ATGGCAGATAAAGGAAAATTTATTCAGGAGCTTACAGCTAGATATCAGTGCAATGGTGAACATATTGTATTAGGGAAAGGTATTTTTAATGGAGAGGTAGTTCCTGAAGTGGATGTATGTATTCCTTTGAGCACAGTGAACCGACACGGGCTTATAGCAGGAGCAACAGGAACCGGAAAAACAAAGACACTTCAGGTTTTTGTAGAGCAGCTTTCCCGTAACGGAATCCCGTCCATGGTCATGGATATTAAGGGCGACTTGTCCGGATTGGGAGCTGCAGGAGAAAACAATGCTAAGATCCAGGAGCGCTATGCAAAAACTCAACTGCCATATAGTCCACAGGCTTTTCCTGTAGAATTTATGAGTATTTCTGATGAGAAAGGAGTGCGATTAAGAGCTACAGTAACCGAATTTGGACCTGTATTGCTAAGCAAAATTTTAGGACTAAATGATACTCAGTCGAGTATCATGTCAATTATTTTTAAATATTGTGATGATAAAGCTCTTCCGTTACTGGACCTGGATGATTTGAAGAAAGTATTGCAATATGTAACCGATGACCCACAAGGAAAATCGGAACTAAGCAGTAATTACGGAAGTATTGCTTCGGCATCGTTAGGTGCTATCCTACGTTCTATTGTTGCTTTGGAGCAGCAAGGAGCAAGAGAATTCTTTGGAGAGTTATCCTTTGAAGTAGAAGACCTGTTACAAACCAGAAATGGTTTGGGGGTTATTAATATTTTGCGTGTAACCGATTTGCAGAGCAGGCCACAGTTGTTTTCTACGTTTATGTTGTCATTATTGGCGGAAATTTATGATAAATTCCCAGAAGTGGGAGATAAAGGAAGGCCAAAATTTGCGTTGTTTATAGATGAGGCGCACTTGTTATTCAAAGAAGCACCTAAAGCACTGTTGAGTCAGATTGAAACTATTGTAAAGCTAATTCGTTCCAAAGGAGTAGGTATTTACTTTATTACTCAGGTGCCTGGGGATGTTCCGGATGGCGTTTTGAGCCAGTTAGGTTTAAAAATTCAGCACGCACTAAGAGGTTTTACAGCTAAAGATAAAAAGGAAATAGATAAAGCGGTTGAAAACTATCCTACAACGGAGTTTTATAAAGCATCGGAACTTATTCAGAACCTTGGGATTGGTGAAGCATTTGTAACGGCTTTAGATGAAAAAGGAATTCCTACCCCTTTGGTAGATACCTTCCTTATTTCTCCGGAATCCAGAATGGATATCCTTACACCTCAGGAAATAGATAATCTGGTAGCATCTTCTTCTTTGGTACAAAGATATAAAGATGCAATAAACAGAGAATCTGCCTATGAAATTCTAAGTGACAGGATGAATCAGGTGATACAAAATCAGCAACAGGCTCCGTCTTCAAACGGAAGACAGCCAAAACCAGAACCAGGAATGTTTGACCAGGTTCTTAAAAGTCCATTAGCAAAATCTGTTGGAAATACCATCGTAAGGGAAGGTATGAATATGCTTTTCGGAATGCTTGGGCTGAAAAAAAGAAGATAA
- a CDS encoding 3'-5' exonuclease: MYSIIDIESNGGAFKKESIIEIAIYRFDGHEIVDQFISLVNPEDVISPYVQKLTGITAKMVKTAPKFHEIAKRIVEITEGTVIVGHNVEFDYRMIRQSFHRLGYNYERETIDTIPLAKKLIPNEESYSLGKLSKSLGIPLTDRHRASGDARATLELFKILLTKDQEKEILKHQKETQVSNNLNKKIMALTEFLPAENGIIYFQNANGEILYTDYSSNIYQTATKIFHARTKKWDKLKAETTQIHYEFTGNELIAKLMMLQKTKKKTPSLPFGLYYKNEKYIIERTKGQTGDLLKFKSFSQGNKVKTFINEQERFQDNPTALKEFLSLDNRNEIWISEGRTKSEKSFLVLEKGKLTGYGFYELHHQIKSLNKINKLKIEIHAVNNMIYNELKLSLLRNNYEIKNLPTT, from the coding sequence TTGTATTCAATTATAGATATTGAAAGTAATGGAGGTGCTTTCAAGAAAGAAAGTATTATCGAAATTGCTATATACCGATTCGATGGACACGAAATCGTAGATCAGTTTATATCTCTGGTAAATCCGGAAGATGTAATTTCTCCGTATGTCCAAAAGTTGACAGGAATCACTGCTAAAATGGTGAAAACAGCACCCAAGTTTCATGAAATTGCGAAAAGGATTGTTGAAATCACGGAAGGTACTGTAATTGTGGGGCACAATGTAGAGTTCGATTATCGAATGATCAGGCAATCGTTTCACCGCTTAGGGTATAACTACGAAAGAGAAACGATAGATACTATTCCGTTAGCAAAAAAGCTAATTCCAAATGAAGAAAGCTACTCTCTGGGTAAGCTTTCTAAGTCTCTGGGGATCCCTCTCACAGACAGACATCGTGCCTCCGGCGATGCAAGAGCTACTCTGGAGTTGTTCAAAATATTATTAACGAAAGATCAGGAAAAAGAAATTCTAAAACACCAGAAGGAAACTCAGGTATCTAACAATCTGAATAAAAAGATTATGGCACTTACAGAATTTCTTCCGGCAGAAAACGGAATTATCTATTTTCAGAATGCAAATGGTGAAATTCTGTATACCGATTATTCATCTAATATTTATCAGACTGCAACAAAGATTTTCCATGCAAGGACAAAGAAATGGGACAAGCTAAAGGCTGAGACAACCCAGATTCATTATGAATTTACAGGAAATGAGCTTATTGCAAAGCTTATGATGTTGCAAAAAACGAAAAAGAAAACGCCTTCATTGCCTTTCGGATTGTATTATAAGAATGAGAAATACATTATAGAAAGAACTAAAGGGCAGACAGGTGATTTACTGAAGTTTAAATCCTTTTCGCAAGGGAATAAAGTGAAAACTTTTATTAATGAACAGGAGCGTTTTCAGGATAACCCAACAGCTTTAAAAGAGTTTCTTTCATTAGATAATCGTAATGAAATATGGATTTCAGAGGGAAGGACTAAAAGTGAAAAATCATTTTTAGTACTGGAAAAAGGAAAACTGACGGGGTACGGATTTTATGAACTTCATCACCAGATAAAGTCTTTAAATAAGATTAATAAACTGAAAATTGAAATTCATGCAGTAAATAATATGATATACAACGAATTAAAATTATCTTTGCTGCGCAATAATTATGAGATAAAAAATCTGCCAACAACATAA
- the lysA gene encoding diaminopimelate decarboxylase, with the protein MTNQELLKIAGEYGTPVYVYETDKIREQYEKLTKSFDDKTRFFYAAKALTNINILKYIQKLGANIDCVSINEVNLGIKAGFTPEKILFTPNCVDITEIEEAMKLGVHINIDNISILEQFGNKYGNTYPVFIRINPHIFAGGNYKISTGHIDSKFGISIHQLRHIQRIVKTTGLNVEGLHMHTGSEIKDIDVFIQGLEIMFEMVEDFPNLKYIDMGSGFKVPYQDGELETDVKTLGKKVLKAVNNFKKETGKDFELWFEPGKYLVSESGHFLVRTNVIKQTTATVFVGVNSGFNHLIRPMFYDSYHKIENLSNPKGPERIYTVVGNICETDTFAWDRKINEVREGDILVFRNAGAYGFEMSSNFNSRLKPAEVMVMDGNVHLIRKRDVFEDLLKNQIEVL; encoded by the coding sequence ATGACAAATCAAGAATTACTAAAAATTGCAGGAGAGTACGGAACACCCGTATATGTTTACGAAACTGATAAAATCAGAGAACAGTATGAAAAGCTTACCAAATCGTTCGATGATAAAACCAGATTTTTCTATGCAGCAAAGGCTTTAACCAATATCAACATTCTGAAGTACATACAAAAGCTAGGAGCTAATATCGACTGTGTGAGCATTAACGAAGTGAATTTGGGTATTAAGGCCGGATTTACACCAGAGAAGATTTTGTTTACACCAAACTGTGTGGATATCACCGAGATTGAAGAAGCTATGAAGCTTGGTGTACATATTAATATTGATAATATTTCTATTCTGGAGCAATTCGGGAATAAATATGGTAATACATATCCTGTATTTATCAGAATCAATCCGCATATTTTTGCCGGAGGTAACTACAAAATCTCTACCGGGCATATCGATAGTAAATTTGGTATTTCAATTCACCAGCTGAGACACATTCAGCGTATTGTAAAAACAACAGGACTAAATGTTGAAGGTTTGCATATGCATACCGGAAGCGAGATTAAAGATATTGATGTTTTTATTCAGGGGCTTGAAATAATGTTTGAGATGGTGGAGGACTTCCCGAATCTTAAATATATCGATATGGGAAGTGGTTTCAAGGTACCATACCAGGATGGAGAACTGGAGACTGATGTGAAAACATTAGGTAAAAAAGTTCTAAAGGCAGTAAATAATTTCAAAAAAGAAACTGGAAAAGATTTTGAACTATGGTTCGAGCCTGGAAAATATTTGGTGAGTGAAAGTGGGCATTTCCTTGTAAGAACTAATGTTATCAAGCAGACTACAGCAACTGTTTTTGTTGGTGTTAATTCAGGGTTTAATCATCTGATCCGTCCAATGTTCTACGATTCTTATCATAAAATAGAAAACCTTTCCAACCCTAAGGGACCGGAGCGTATCTATACTGTTGTTGGAAACATTTGTGAAACTGATACTTTTGCATGGGACAGAAAAATAAATGAAGTCAGAGAAGGCGATATCCTAGTCTTCAGAAATGCAGGAGCTTATGGTTTTGAAATGAGTTCTAATTTCAATAGTCGCTTAAAGCCTGCCGAAGTAATGGTAATGGACGGAAATGTACACTTGATCCGAAAAAGAGATGTTTTTGAAGATCTTCTTAAAAATCAGATCGAAGTGTTGTAA
- a CDS encoding energy transducer TonB — protein sequence MKKILLFTLFGSLFFAQQKEEAAPVIYENYPKGQSDYNGGNIQFYKELHQLILDKKIQPCENKNELYNVKFVVYPDATIKFVKEENLEKAEKNKCAFDLTRRLFKYLDGWKPAEVDGQKVAAITGMIIFPDALFDKYVEGYDAVNYYGPPAEFPGGVQAFRKKFMQNVNASRFNWNQEATLIMRFTVDESGKTTDFKMDPGSGNVEFDDMLIQAAKWVKDKWKPATLHGVNIKTGFRFPITLGDNY from the coding sequence ATGAAAAAAATACTTTTATTTACGTTATTCGGATCTTTATTTTTTGCACAGCAAAAAGAGGAAGCAGCTCCTGTTATTTATGAAAATTATCCCAAAGGACAGAGCGATTATAATGGAGGTAATATCCAATTCTATAAAGAGCTTCATCAATTAATTCTTGATAAGAAAATCCAGCCCTGCGAAAATAAGAATGAGCTATATAATGTAAAATTTGTGGTTTATCCGGATGCCACAATAAAATTTGTAAAAGAGGAAAACCTTGAAAAAGCAGAAAAAAATAAATGCGCTTTTGATTTAACCAGAAGGCTATTTAAATATTTAGATGGTTGGAAACCCGCTGAGGTGGATGGACAAAAAGTGGCAGCTATTACAGGTATGATTATATTCCCGGATGCATTGTTTGATAAATATGTTGAAGGTTATGATGCCGTAAATTATTATGGTCCGCCTGCCGAATTTCCGGGAGGAGTTCAAGCTTTTAGAAAAAAGTTTATGCAAAATGTAAATGCTAGTAGATTTAATTGGAATCAAGAAGCTACGCTTATAATGCGTTTTACAGTAGATGAAAGTGGTAAAACTACGGATTTTAAGATGGATCCAGGTTCTGGTAATGTGGAATTTGATGATATGCTTATACAAGCTGCCAAATGGGTTAAAGATAAATGGAAGCCTGCAACACTTCATGGAGTTAATATAAAAACTGGATTTAGATTCCCAATTACTTTGGGAGATAATTACTGA
- a CDS encoding energy transducer TonB has product MKSQLLLVFTLMCNLFFSQSSEKLKEFVLDKYPDDQVFYKGGLKAFYSDVHNVIVQNKIKACGQDEPNQYYKLKLKIYPDGRTEKLKNVDSLINAKNECARVLANNVVKDLKNWNPGVYHGRQVPAIAEIYIFPYDLFGNYKDGLNSIENFKLPEFPGGKQSMINTIHREFYTIFRDFDIQGSILLNFDISEKGEMNNLTVWPKIMEQNFVWETMRTFKRIKTTWKPAMRNGIPMAYHFEYGMGMSVGYNYDRTNKDNNQ; this is encoded by the coding sequence ATGAAATCACAACTATTATTAGTTTTTACACTTATGTGTAACCTGTTTTTTTCTCAAAGTTCTGAAAAGCTTAAAGAATTTGTACTGGATAAATACCCCGATGATCAGGTCTTTTATAAGGGAGGCTTGAAAGCCTTTTATAGTGATGTGCATAATGTGATTGTACAGAATAAAATAAAAGCTTGTGGACAGGATGAGCCTAATCAATATTACAAACTAAAACTTAAAATTTATCCCGACGGAAGAACAGAAAAACTTAAGAATGTAGATTCATTAATCAACGCAAAAAATGAATGTGCACGTGTACTGGCTAATAATGTTGTAAAAGATCTTAAAAACTGGAATCCCGGAGTATATCATGGAAGACAGGTTCCGGCTATAGCTGAAATTTATATTTTTCCGTACGACTTATTCGGAAATTATAAAGATGGATTAAATTCTATAGAAAACTTTAAACTACCAGAGTTCCCCGGAGGAAAGCAATCGATGATTAATACGATTCACAGAGAATTCTATACTATATTTAGGGATTTTGATATTCAGGGAAGCATTTTGCTGAACTTTGATATTAGTGAGAAAGGTGAAATGAACAATCTTACAGTATGGCCAAAAATTATGGAGCAGAATTTTGTATGGGAAACGATGCGGACATTTAAAAGAATAAAAACTACCTGGAAGCCAGCAATGAGAAATGGGATTCCTATGGCTTATCATTTTGAATACGGAATGGGAATGTCAGTGGGATATAACTATGATAGAACGAACAAAGACAACAATCAATGA
- a CDS encoding META domain-containing protein: MKRILTIIGLMLITMSITGCAVTQKEMSTNLKRKWMLISMKEFSKDELMHAKASLDLASKEEPNSNYSAFMGCNNLRFQINEINGNKISVSGFSGTKMFCPNHLDLENQFIALFPTMKFYSVEGHFLTLRNRDGEEMKFVAADWD, translated from the coding sequence ATGAAAAGAATTTTAACCATTATTGGACTAATGTTAATAACGATGAGCATTACCGGGTGCGCAGTCACTCAGAAAGAAATGAGTACTAATCTTAAGCGAAAATGGATGCTTATTTCTATGAAGGAATTTTCTAAAGACGAACTTATGCATGCAAAAGCCTCTTTAGATTTAGCATCTAAAGAAGAACCTAATTCAAATTATTCCGCTTTTATGGGGTGTAATAATTTAAGATTTCAGATCAATGAAATAAACGGGAATAAAATATCTGTATCTGGCTTTTCCGGAACAAAAATGTTTTGCCCAAATCATCTTGATTTAGAAAATCAATTTATAGCTCTTTTCCCAACAATGAAGTTTTATAGTGTAGAAGGGCATTTTCTTACACTTAGAAACAGAGATGGAGAGGAAATGAAATTTGTGGCGGCCGACTGGGATTAG